One sulfur-oxidizing endosymbiont of Gigantopelta aegis genomic region harbors:
- a CDS encoding SlyX family protein yields MSDIENRIMELEIKNSHQEDTIEQLNQIIIKHDNIVTNLAKQMEQLQNKLSTMQTDNSKDEPETPPPHY; encoded by the coding sequence ATGTCTGATATTGAAAATCGTATTATGGAACTGGAAATAAAAAATTCTCATCAAGAAGACACCATCGAACAACTGAATCAAATTATTATTAAGCATGACAACATTGTCACCAACTTGGCGAAACAAATGGAACAATTGCAAAATAAACTCAGCACCATGCAGACTGACAACTCAAAAGACGAGCCTGAAACACCGCCACCTCATTATTAA
- a CDS encoding efflux RND transporter permease subunit encodes MGNQERESNTMSPVFFIKRPIFAMVIAILIVILGIVSVSILPIEEYPSVTPPTVSVTSTYTGANAYDVEEAVTRPIEDQLNGVQGMIYIESSSTSAGESNINVYFEPGYDLDIAAVDVQNKVELAKPSLPEEVTKQGVSVDKKSPSIVVLVTLTGNESHTDAYLSNYINININILDEIKRIPGIGKAINMGEKKYAMRIWLDPDKMKSMAMTPMEVIAAVQNQNKQASLGKIGAAPGYKDQQITYTLTASGRLKNVREFGMIVLRHNPDGSLVYLKDISDINLGAEKYDWNALLNGKPAGLIAIYQLAGANALEIKDNVILKMEELKGRFPEGLVYKTPYDTTKYVQVAIDNVVETLIMAIFLVILVIYIFLQSWRPTIIATVAIPVSLIGAFVAMYITGFSINFLTLFGLILAIGIVVDDVILVVENVETIMLNEPDLPMPHVVKKAMAEITGPIIATTIVLIAVFVPVSLMPGITGSLYQQFALTIAFAVAISSVNALTLSPAIAAIIIKRNGPEHNKFIGFKLFDQGFDWLTHQYRRAIHLFIKLKWLVVVLFVVLIAYTAYMFKTIPTGFVPEEDKGVAIAGYILKPGSSIVQTKKIATEIEKRLATIDAIENVTTVHGYNVITGSLDPGAGASFITFKPWSERDDKTENADVIIRQIFKKTADISDANVFAFNLPGIPGLGIAGGFDFRVQDFMASDIEQFQHYVKELLVAANNDPRIGSAYTTFNSANPMYQIDFNREKINALGINIADVFITMQTYLGSVYINDFTKYGKVYRVFVQAKKEFRSDKSDIAKLYVRNNENEMVPLSAVITVKEITGPQNITHYNLYRSIQINGSAAPGYSSGDAMAAMEELQKKIMPKEYGFEWSGMSLQEKIAGNSIVITFTFVLIVVFLVLAAQYESWILPLMIMIPVPLVMLGALLALQYVNLPMNVFAQIGLVLLIAMSSKNAILIVEFAKELRESGKSIVDSAIDAAVSRFRPILMTIFSFIFGIIPLALATGAGAETQKTIGVALLGGMTIAIFVALFIVPVIYVLLEAMRETVVDVQEEVKMRESL; translated from the coding sequence GTGGGTAATCAAGAAAGAGAAAGTAACACTATGTCCCCTGTTTTTTTTATTAAACGCCCTATCTTTGCAATGGTCATTGCAATATTAATTGTGATACTTGGTATTGTCTCTGTTTCTATTTTGCCCATTGAAGAATACCCCAGCGTTACACCACCAACGGTTTCTGTCACCAGTACTTATACAGGGGCGAATGCTTATGATGTTGAAGAAGCAGTTACTCGCCCGATTGAAGATCAGCTCAATGGTGTACAGGGAATGATCTATATTGAATCTTCCAGTACCAGTGCTGGTGAGTCAAATATTAATGTTTATTTTGAGCCGGGATACGATTTAGATATTGCCGCTGTCGATGTACAAAATAAGGTTGAACTGGCCAAGCCTTCTCTACCCGAAGAAGTCACTAAGCAAGGTGTGAGTGTCGATAAAAAATCACCCAGTATTGTTGTCCTTGTCACTCTTACAGGTAATGAAAGCCATACGGATGCCTATCTCAGTAACTATATCAATATCAATATCAATATCCTTGATGAAATCAAACGTATTCCCGGTATTGGCAAAGCCATTAATATGGGCGAAAAAAAGTATGCGATGCGTATCTGGCTTGATCCCGATAAGATGAAGTCAATGGCGATGACGCCAATGGAAGTGATTGCAGCAGTTCAGAATCAAAATAAGCAGGCATCTCTGGGGAAAATTGGGGCAGCACCCGGTTATAAAGATCAGCAGATTACCTATACATTGACTGCTAGTGGACGGCTGAAAAATGTCCGTGAGTTCGGCATGATTGTTTTACGTCATAATCCAGACGGTAGTCTTGTTTATCTTAAAGATATTTCAGATATTAATCTAGGTGCTGAAAAATATGACTGGAATGCATTGCTTAATGGTAAGCCGGCAGGACTTATTGCTATTTATCAGCTTGCTGGTGCTAATGCTCTGGAAATTAAAGATAATGTTATTTTAAAAATGGAAGAACTTAAAGGGCGTTTTCCTGAAGGGCTTGTATACAAAACACCTTATGATACAACTAAATATGTTCAGGTCGCCATCGATAATGTGGTGGAAACACTCATTATGGCCATCTTTTTAGTGATTTTAGTCATTTATATCTTTTTACAGTCATGGCGACCGACTATTATTGCTACTGTTGCGATTCCAGTATCATTGATTGGCGCCTTTGTCGCTATGTATATCACCGGGTTTTCTATTAACTTTTTGACCTTATTCGGGCTTATCTTAGCCATTGGTATTGTTGTAGATGATGTTATTCTGGTGGTTGAAAATGTAGAAACGATTATGCTCAATGAACCTGATCTGCCCATGCCACATGTGGTAAAAAAAGCCATGGCTGAGATTACTGGCCCCATTATTGCCACCACTATAGTACTTATTGCCGTTTTTGTGCCTGTATCTTTAATGCCGGGAATCACCGGTTCACTGTATCAGCAATTTGCCTTAACTATTGCCTTTGCTGTTGCTATTTCCTCTGTTAATGCACTCACTTTATCACCGGCTATTGCTGCTATTATTATTAAACGTAATGGCCCTGAACATAATAAATTTATAGGATTTAAATTGTTTGATCAGGGGTTTGACTGGCTGACACATCAGTATAGACGTGCAATACATTTGTTTATTAAATTAAAATGGCTGGTTGTTGTGCTATTTGTTGTGTTGATAGCTTATACCGCCTATATGTTTAAAACCATTCCAACCGGCTTTGTTCCTGAAGAAGATAAGGGCGTTGCCATAGCGGGTTATATACTAAAACCGGGTTCATCAATAGTTCAAACTAAAAAAATTGCCACTGAAATTGAAAAACGTCTCGCCACTATTGATGCGATTGAAAATGTAACAACTGTACATGGTTATAATGTCATCACAGGCTCTCTTGATCCAGGGGCTGGCGCCTCATTTATTACTTTTAAACCCTGGAGTGAGCGTGATGACAAAACCGAAAATGCAGATGTAATTATTCGTCAGATTTTCAAAAAAACAGCCGACATTTCTGATGCCAATGTATTTGCATTTAATCTGCCGGGAATTCCGGGGCTTGGTATTGCCGGTGGTTTTGATTTTCGAGTGCAGGATTTTATGGCTTCTGATATTGAGCAATTTCAACATTATGTTAAAGAGCTTCTTGTTGCCGCCAATAACGATCCGCGTATAGGTTCAGCCTATACCACCTTTAACTCAGCCAACCCGATGTACCAGATTGATTTTAATCGAGAAAAAATTAATGCACTGGGTATTAATATTGCCGATGTGTTTATCACCATGCAAACCTATTTAGGCTCTGTTTATATTAATGATTTTACTAAATACGGTAAAGTCTATCGTGTTTTTGTTCAGGCAAAAAAAGAGTTCAGAAGCGATAAAAGTGATATTGCAAAATTATATGTTCGTAATAATGAAAATGAAATGGTGCCCTTAAGTGCTGTTATTACGGTTAAGGAAATCACCGGACCACAGAATATTACTCACTATAATCTTTATCGCTCTATTCAGATAAATGGCTCTGCTGCGCCGGGCTATAGTTCCGGTGATGCGATGGCGGCTATGGAAGAGCTGCAGAAAAAAATAATGCCTAAAGAGTACGGCTTTGAATGGTCAGGTATGTCACTACAGGAAAAAATTGCTGGCAATTCAATTGTTATCACCTTTACTTTTGTTTTAATTGTTGTTTTTCTGGTTCTGGCTGCTCAGTATGAATCATGGATTTTACCGCTGATGATCATGATCCCTGTGCCGTTAGTGATGCTGGGTGCACTGCTTGCTCTGCAGTATGTTAATCTGCCTATGAATGTCTTTGCTCAGATAGGTCTGGTGTTGTTGATTGCCATGTCATCAAAAAATGCCATACTCATTGTCGAATTTGCCAAAGAACTGCGGGAATCCGGTAAAAGTATTGTCGACTCAGCAATAGATGCTGCAGTATCTCGTTTCAGACCTATTTTAATGACCATTTTTTCCTTTATCTTTGGTATTATTCCATTAGCACTTGCTACCGGTGCAGGTGCTGAGACACAAAAAACCATTGGTGTTGCGTTATTAGGTGGCATGACTATCGCAATTTTTGTTGCACTGTTTATTGTTCCTGTTATTTATGTCTTACTTGAAGCCATGCGAGAAACAGTGGTGGATGTTCAGGAAGAAGTGAAAATGAGAGAGAGTTTGTAA
- a CDS encoding NAD(P)/FAD-dependent oxidoreductase, with protein MNIDKLNMDFDVIVIGASASGLMCAIEAGKRGRKVLVLDHASKAGKKIRISGGGRCNFTNYDVSASNFLSNNPHFCKSALSRYQYYDFLALVADYDIPWHEREHGQLFCDRSANDIVQMLLSECEKYAVTIQLDTHIEQIQKREVDFMIVSSQGKYGSQAVVIATGGLSVAKMGATDFGLQVARQFGLHTIDTRPGLVPLSYSAKDSKKYLQLSGISISAELSCAGHSFKENLLFTHKGISGPAVLQISSYWQRAKAHASESIRIKLLPDMDLYEWLLEQFLTAKSKQAKMLVKNILARKMPKRLAECFCQLHGIDKPINQYHEAELKHIAEIFQNWHFWPEGTEGYRVAEVTLGGVDTDDLSSKTMAAKAVPGLYFIGEVVDVTGHLGGFNFQWAWSSGFTAGQFV; from the coding sequence ATGAATATTGATAAATTAAATATGGATTTTGACGTAATTGTTATTGGAGCCAGTGCTTCAGGACTAATGTGTGCTATTGAAGCAGGCAAAAGAGGCCGAAAAGTGCTGGTGCTTGATCATGCCAGTAAGGCTGGCAAAAAAATTCGTATATCTGGCGGCGGTCGGTGTAATTTTACTAACTATGATGTTAGTGCCAGTAATTTCTTATCAAATAACCCACATTTTTGTAAATCCGCCTTATCCCGCTATCAATATTATGATTTTTTAGCCTTAGTGGCAGATTATGATATTCCCTGGCATGAAAGAGAACATGGTCAATTATTTTGTGATCGCAGTGCCAATGATATTGTGCAAATGCTATTGTCTGAATGTGAAAAATACGCAGTCACTATTCAATTGGATACCCATATTGAACAAATTCAGAAACGAGAAGTAGATTTCATGATTGTAAGCTCTCAGGGCAAATATGGTAGTCAGGCTGTCGTTATTGCGACCGGTGGCTTATCGGTCGCAAAAATGGGCGCAACTGATTTTGGCTTGCAAGTGGCAAGGCAATTCGGCTTGCATACTATCGATACCAGACCGGGATTAGTCCCCTTGAGTTATAGTGCTAAAGACAGCAAAAAATACCTGCAACTCAGCGGTATTAGCATCTCAGCAGAATTGAGTTGTGCAGGACATAGTTTTAAAGAAAACTTATTATTTACCCATAAAGGTATCAGTGGTCCAGCCGTATTACAAATTTCATCCTATTGGCAGAGAGCCAAAGCGCATGCAAGTGAAAGTATTCGTATTAAGCTATTACCTGACATGGATTTGTATGAATGGCTCTTAGAACAGTTCTTAACAGCAAAATCAAAGCAAGCGAAAATGTTGGTTAAGAACATATTGGCAAGAAAAATGCCTAAACGTTTAGCGGAATGTTTTTGTCAATTGCATGGTATCGATAAGCCAATCAATCAATATCATGAAGCCGAATTAAAGCATATTGCTGAAATATTCCAAAACTGGCATTTCTGGCCTGAGGGTACAGAAGGTTATCGTGTTGCTGAAGTGACTTTGGGCGGCGTCGATACCGATGACTTGTCCTCTAAAACAATGGCTGCCAAAGCGGTTCCGGGCTTATATTTTATTGGCGAAGTGGTTGATGTGACCGGACACTTGGGCGGTTTTAATTTTCAGTGGGCATGGTCTTCCGGCTTTACTGCAGGACAGTTTGTTTAA
- a CDS encoding STAS/SEC14 domain-containing protein, with the protein MNTKNITKRHGLSIGIERTDSHFFLTMKAVGKLTHEDYEVITPMIDSALASVDFPQVKMLIDGTEMDDWEARAAWDDFKLGLKHGKEFDQVAIYGNKNWQEKVAKIGSWFIAGEVKFFEHCEDALQWLGEGVVE; encoded by the coding sequence ATGAATACCAAAAATATCACCAAAAGACATGGACTTTCAATTGGCATAGAGCGAACTGATAGCCACTTTTTTTTGACTATGAAAGCTGTTGGTAAATTGACTCATGAAGATTATGAAGTGATTACACCAATGATTGATTCAGCGCTAGCCAGTGTTGATTTTCCTCAGGTTAAAATGCTGATTGACGGCACAGAAATGGACGACTGGGAAGCACGAGCTGCTTGGGATGATTTTAAACTGGGTCTGAAACATGGCAAAGAATTTGACCAAGTCGCCATTTACGGTAATAAAAACTGGCAGGAAAAAGTCGCGAAAATAGGCTCATGGTTTATTGCCGGAGAAGTCAAATTCTTTGAACATTGTGAAGATGCTTTGCAGTGGCTAGGGGAGGGCGTGGTAGAGTAG